The Tenebrio molitor chromosome 5, icTenMoli1.1, whole genome shotgun sequence genome has a segment encoding these proteins:
- the LOC138130679 gene encoding protein takeout-like isoform X2: MLLDIVVFFVGAACLASAALPPYIKVCTSSEKNLTNCIIDSVNLLRPKLKEGISELNVPPIEPLLLDEVKLRSGPSNAKINANITNIKVWGPSGFEILELKPNLPKAKFAFKVTIPALHFEGDYDIDMKILVLEYKGVGPITGNFTNYNFDCILKGKKVQKDGQEYLKFDKMRLKLHIGHSRISLGNLFHGDPVIGRATNDVINDNTDLFINEIKPVLENSLAEKFTDIANKITLKFTYKELFP, from the exons CCCCGTATATTAAAGTTTGTACatcatcagaaaaaaatcttacaAACTGCATCATCGATTCAGTGAACCTTTTGAGACCGAAGCTGAAAGAGGGAATTTCGGAACTGAACGTGCCGCCCATCGAACCACTGCTGCTAGATGAAGTAAAGCTGCGAAGCGGTCCAAGTAATGCAAAAATAAACGCCAACATTACTAACATAAAAGTATGGGGACCTTCAGGGTTTGAGATTTTGGAACTTAA ACCAAATTTGCCAAAAGCCAAGTTTGCTTTCAAAGTAACAATTCCTGCCTTACATTTTGAAGGTGACTACGACATTGACATGAAGATTCTTGTTTTGGAGTATAAAGGAGTCGGCCCCATTACAGGAAACTTCA CAAACTATAATTTTGATTGTATCCTAAAAGGAAAGAAAGTCCAAAAAGATGGAcaagaatatttaaaatttgataaaatgcGTTTAAAGTTACACATCGGACATTCCCGCATTTCACTAGGAAACCTATTTCATGGCGACCCAGTCATTGGTAGAGCGACAAATGACGTAATTAATGACAATACAGATTTGTTTATCAACGAGATTAAGCCCGTTTTAGAAAATTCGTTGGCTGAGAAATTTACAGACATTgccaataaaattacattaaagtTCACCTATAAAGAACTGTTTCCTTAA
- the LOC138130679 gene encoding protein takeout-like isoform X1, translating into MFYYNKFVMLCFYGYFTLVIFFSIFSGVKHKKAPYIKVCTSSEKNLTNCIIDSVNLLRPKLKEGISELNVPPIEPLLLDEVKLRSGPSNAKINANITNIKVWGPSGFEILELKPNLPKAKFAFKVTIPALHFEGDYDIDMKILVLEYKGVGPITGNFTNYNFDCILKGKKVQKDGQEYLKFDKMRLKLHIGHSRISLGNLFHGDPVIGRATNDVINDNTDLFINEIKPVLENSLAEKFTDIANKITLKFTYKELFP; encoded by the exons ATGTTTTACTACAATAAGTTCGTCATGCTGTGTTTTTATGGGTATTTCACCCTAGTTATATTCTTTTCCATTTTCAGTGGtgtgaaacataaaaaag CCCCGTATATTAAAGTTTGTACatcatcagaaaaaaatcttacaAACTGCATCATCGATTCAGTGAACCTTTTGAGACCGAAGCTGAAAGAGGGAATTTCGGAACTGAACGTGCCGCCCATCGAACCACTGCTGCTAGATGAAGTAAAGCTGCGAAGCGGTCCAAGTAATGCAAAAATAAACGCCAACATTACTAACATAAAAGTATGGGGACCTTCAGGGTTTGAGATTTTGGAACTTAA ACCAAATTTGCCAAAAGCCAAGTTTGCTTTCAAAGTAACAATTCCTGCCTTACATTTTGAAGGTGACTACGACATTGACATGAAGATTCTTGTTTTGGAGTATAAAGGAGTCGGCCCCATTACAGGAAACTTCA CAAACTATAATTTTGATTGTATCCTAAAAGGAAAGAAAGTCCAAAAAGATGGAcaagaatatttaaaatttgataaaatgcGTTTAAAGTTACACATCGGACATTCCCGCATTTCACTAGGAAACCTATTTCATGGCGACCCAGTCATTGGTAGAGCGACAAATGACGTAATTAATGACAATACAGATTTGTTTATCAACGAGATTAAGCCCGTTTTAGAAAATTCGTTGGCTGAGAAATTTACAGACATTgccaataaaattacattaaagtTCACCTATAAAGAACTGTTTCCTTAA